A stretch of Clostridium formicaceticum DNA encodes these proteins:
- a CDS encoding response regulator transcription factor, which yields MHTGRILVVDDEEKMRNVIKIYLTNEGYRIEEASNGKEALDKINNDQFDLILLDVMMPEIDGWTVCRKIREESLIPVILLTARGEEYDKIFGFDLGADDYLTKPFSLKEMAVRIRAVLRRNQNFNKVLKKNISLGALEIQGMYKQVLLENQELSLTPKEYELLYFFAKNPQIVYSREQLLNQVWGYDFTGDIRTVDTHIKQLREKMGDYKKYIQTVWGTGYKLKIGD from the coding sequence ATGCATACAGGGAGGATTCTTGTTGTTGATGATGAAGAGAAAATGCGGAATGTAATAAAAATTTACTTAACAAATGAAGGCTATCGCATAGAAGAGGCTAGCAATGGAAAAGAAGCCTTGGATAAAATAAATAATGATCAATTTGACTTAATCTTGTTAGACGTTATGATGCCTGAAATTGATGGCTGGACGGTATGTAGAAAAATACGAGAAGAATCTTTGATACCTGTTATCCTGCTAACAGCAAGGGGAGAAGAATATGATAAAATTTTTGGTTTTGATCTAGGGGCAGATGATTATTTAACAAAACCCTTTAGCTTAAAGGAAATGGCGGTAAGAATTAGAGCAGTTCTAAGAAGAAACCAAAATTTTAATAAAGTACTGAAAAAAAATATAAGCCTTGGGGCCTTAGAGATTCAAGGCATGTACAAACAGGTGCTACTGGAGAATCAAGAGCTTTCCCTGACACCAAAAGAGTATGAACTTTTATACTTTTTTGCAAAGAACCCTCAAATTGTTTATTCTAGAGAACAACTTCTTAATCAAGTATGGGGCTATGATTTTACAGGAGATATTAGAACCGTAGATACCCATATTAAACAGCTTAGAGAAAAAATGGGTGATTATAAGAAATATATACAGACGGTTTGGGGTACAGGCTAT
- a CDS encoding ABC transporter ATP-binding protein, which produces MKQKLIDMKDIVKFYKMGKNKLTVLNQVSLEVEEGEFVAVLGPSGSGKSTLMNIIGCIDIASSGEFTLAGENIMKKSEDELAHVRNKVVGFIFQRFNLLPKYTAIHNVAFPLFLRGLNKKDAYREASELLKKVGLGDRVNHKPMELSGGQQQRVSIARALVGKPKILLADEPTGALDSKSGGEIMELFLELNKDGNTIVLITHDLEIAKKAHRIIHVKDGKIHNFL; this is translated from the coding sequence ATGAAGCAAAAACTAATTGATATGAAGGATATTGTAAAATTCTATAAAATGGGGAAAAACAAATTAACTGTGCTGAACCAAGTGTCCTTAGAGGTAGAAGAAGGAGAGTTTGTAGCAGTGCTGGGACCCTCTGGATCTGGCAAATCAACCTTGATGAATATTATTGGCTGTATTGATATTGCCAGTTCTGGTGAATTTACCTTAGCTGGAGAGAATATTATGAAAAAAAGTGAAGATGAGCTTGCGCATGTTAGAAACAAGGTGGTAGGTTTTATCTTTCAAAGATTTAATCTTTTGCCTAAGTATACAGCGATTCATAATGTAGCTTTTCCACTATTTTTAAGGGGTTTGAATAAAAAAGATGCTTATAGAGAGGCAAGTGAACTCTTGAAAAAGGTAGGATTAGGAGATAGAGTGAATCATAAACCAATGGAATTATCAGGGGGACAACAGCAGAGGGTATCTATAGCAAGAGCTTTGGTAGGAAAACCTAAAATACTTTTAGCAGATGAGCCTACCGGAGCCCTTGACTCTAAATCCGGTGGAGAAATCATGGAATTGTTTTTGGAATTAAACAAAGATGGCAATACGATTGTATTGATCACCCACGATTTAGAAATTGCTAAAAAAGCCCATAGAATTATTCATGTAAAAGATGGTAAAATTCATAATTTTTTATGA
- a CDS encoding ABC transporter permease yields the protein MNLIEILRSIVINIKGNKSKVFLTTLGVIVGSLTIVLVLAIGNGSQASVEEQFASLSVGTIQIGSGFGRQGVERLNMEVVEAIKVDAPSIAKVAIMITSRGNVNFYNTSSQASIAGVTEDLKEINNLDLAYGEFITDENSAFNDRVAVIGMDIAELFFEEDVSEAIGSRITIEGRRYEIIGVLKRLGDSQIRGLSPDEGVFLPYDVAERYVVGRNANPNIIALAKDIHYVSSGIEEIQSILYTLYRDKSEQFMIIDAGSRLESAKASARAMTLMLFSVATVVLVVGGIGIMNVLFVSVKERTKEIGIMKAIGARKKDILLMFLFEAIIISGAGGFLGILSSTLIMPIMNHFQIRVIPSSFGYFLAFTFSVVIGTFFGYYPASKAASLNPIDALNYE from the coding sequence ATGAATCTGATTGAGATTTTAAGATCTATTGTTATAAATATTAAAGGAAACAAATCAAAAGTTTTTCTTACTACATTAGGTGTTATTGTTGGATCCCTGACGATTGTATTGGTGCTTGCCATAGGAAATGGCAGTCAAGCCAGTGTTGAAGAGCAATTTGCCAGCTTAAGTGTAGGAACCATTCAAATTGGATCAGGCTTTGGAAGGCAGGGGGTAGAAAGACTGAACATGGAGGTGGTAGAAGCTATAAAAGTGGATGCTCCATCCATTGCAAAGGTTGCAATCATGATTACCAGTAGAGGAAATGTCAACTTCTATAATACTTCATCCCAAGCCTCTATTGCAGGTGTAACAGAGGACTTAAAAGAAATTAACAATCTTGACCTGGCCTATGGAGAATTTATTACCGACGAAAATAGTGCATTTAATGATAGAGTAGCAGTGATTGGTATGGATATCGCAGAATTATTTTTTGAGGAAGATGTTTCAGAAGCCATTGGATCAAGGATTACCATAGAAGGAAGAAGGTATGAAATTATCGGTGTTTTAAAACGATTAGGAGATTCTCAAATCAGAGGTTTAAGTCCTGATGAAGGGGTTTTTCTTCCTTATGATGTAGCGGAAAGATATGTAGTAGGAAGAAATGCCAATCCCAATATCATTGCATTGGCAAAGGATATTCACTATGTCTCCTCCGGTATAGAAGAAATTCAGAGTATTTTATATACCCTCTACAGAGACAAAAGTGAGCAGTTTATGATTATTGATGCCGGCAGCAGATTAGAATCTGCAAAAGCTTCAGCAAGAGCAATGACCCTGATGCTTTTTTCAGTTGCTACAGTAGTATTAGTGGTAGGGGGCATAGGCATTATGAATGTGCTATTTGTCTCTGTAAAAGAAAGAACAAAAGAAATAGGTATTATGAAGGCTATAGGGGCACGAAAAAAAGATATTTTGTTAATGTTTTTGTTTGAAGCGATTATTATCAGCGGTGCTGGAGGTTTTCTAGGGATTCTTAGCAGTACCCTTATTATGCCCATCATGAACCATTTTCAAATAAGGGTGATCCCTTCCTCTTTTGGATATTTCCTAGCTTTTACATTTTCTGTAGTCATAGGAACCTTTTTTGGATACTATCCTGCTTCAAAAGCGGCTTCATTGAACCCTATTGATGCCTTAAATTATGAGTAA
- a CDS encoding efflux RND transporter periplasmic adaptor subunit: protein MVGKFNVKKFFKLAIILTVIVGLGLTGFRMFNKTTESTAEAVAPREETVRIGDITIGFSGDGQAEVPVVNLDFDISGKLKNLYVKVGEEIKAGQTLAMLDDTDHKKQVKIAESNYHKALLTLQQKEENLALNLASEKQKVDDLALKLEQSEMEYNTMLSLEEYYPKQDIEIKRLAVETALSAYEIQVEQYNALFNNNTDIELEKLNVENAKINLEMTQEDLRKTTLQSPIDATVLNISYKLGETVSSVRETGQVTADTSHFMVVTDSDKVEVVVPVSEIDLANVTLGQTVEVKFEAYEGETFTGDVTSVASLPRIDQSGLVTYDVRIELGEGIDRIKSGMTCSVAFILRQEKNVLIIPNRAVKMQEGIQVVKVKNDLGEVVLRNIKTGLTDGRQVAVVEGLNAGEIVLIEQ, encoded by the coding sequence TTGGTAGGTAAGTTCAATGTAAAAAAATTTTTCAAGTTAGCGATTATACTTACAGTCATTGTAGGGTTAGGTTTGACAGGCTTCAGAATGTTTAATAAAACAACAGAATCCACTGCTGAAGCCGTAGCGCCAAGAGAAGAAACCGTAAGAATAGGTGATATAACCATAGGGTTCTCTGGTGATGGTCAAGCCGAAGTACCGGTGGTTAACTTAGACTTTGACATAAGCGGTAAATTAAAAAATTTATATGTCAAAGTTGGCGAGGAAATAAAGGCGGGGCAGACTTTAGCGATGCTGGATGATACAGACCATAAAAAGCAAGTAAAGATTGCTGAAAGTAATTACCATAAAGCCCTATTAACTTTACAGCAAAAAGAAGAAAATCTTGCATTAAACCTAGCATCAGAAAAACAAAAAGTAGATGACCTAGCACTTAAACTAGAACAGTCAGAAATGGAATATAATACGATGCTCAGTTTAGAGGAGTATTATCCTAAACAAGACATAGAAATAAAGCGATTAGCAGTAGAAACCGCTCTATCTGCCTATGAAATACAGGTAGAACAATACAACGCCCTGTTCAACAACAACACAGACATTGAATTAGAAAAGCTCAATGTAGAAAATGCAAAAATTAATTTAGAGATGACTCAAGAGGATTTAAGGAAAACCACGCTACAATCACCTATAGACGCCACTGTCTTAAATATAAGCTACAAATTGGGTGAAACAGTTTCTAGTGTAAGGGAGACGGGGCAGGTTACAGCAGATACATCTCACTTTATGGTAGTAACGGATTCTGATAAAGTTGAAGTGGTTGTTCCAGTTTCTGAAATTGATTTAGCCAATGTCACCCTAGGTCAAACAGTAGAAGTAAAGTTTGAAGCTTATGAAGGGGAAACCTTCACTGGTGATGTAACTTCAGTAGCATCTTTACCTAGAATAGACCAAAGTGGTCTAGTGACTTATGATGTTAGAATTGAACTTGGAGAAGGGATCGATAGAATAAAGTCCGGCATGACTTGTTCTGTGGCCTTCATACTCCGTCAAGAAAAAAATGTTTTAATTATTCCCAATAGGGCAGTGAAAATGCAGGAAGGAATACAGGTGGTAAAAGTAAAAAATGACCTAGGAGAGGTAGTCCTTAGAAATATTAAGACTGGTTTAACAGATGGAAGACAAGTGGCAGTTGTAGAAGGATTAAATGCTGGAGAAATTGTGTTAATTGAGCAATAA
- a CDS encoding ABC transporter permease, protein MKTSSNSTLLSLYKKDLMSVKFESLMIFAAIFLGHLYFAYKITTGWQPFTILGTSTMLFFLAIFIILLGTFSSVRREWNNNTIYLIMSLPVDGKRIFFSKLLTVMTQLIVLGGTSALMGILFSLYFLGSEFILEAFGFLSNYQLFEVLLKVITLSFLTVIQMIIFAFFSTMIGYLFKKFSGVITFVTFIMTNILAGKIMALVNNAITPIENQFDHILMNPSPGSQIMASGILSSEFFVMQVVAIFLISAVFFFFAAALYDKKVEL, encoded by the coding sequence ATGAAAACATCAAGTAATAGTACCCTTTTATCTTTATATAAAAAAGACCTTATGTCTGTAAAGTTCGAGAGTTTGATGATATTCGCTGCCATCTTTTTAGGTCATTTGTACTTTGCCTATAAAATTACCACCGGTTGGCAGCCTTTTACGATACTAGGTACCAGTACGATGCTTTTCTTCTTAGCTATATTTATCATCTTATTAGGTACTTTTTCATCAGTCAGAAGAGAATGGAATAACAATACCATTTATTTAATCATGTCTTTGCCTGTCGATGGTAAGCGTATCTTTTTTTCAAAACTTTTAACTGTTATGACGCAATTAATTGTTTTAGGTGGTACCAGTGCTTTGATGGGAATACTGTTTTCTTTATATTTTCTAGGCAGTGAATTTATATTAGAGGCATTTGGTTTTTTATCCAACTACCAGCTATTTGAAGTGCTATTAAAAGTGATTACACTTTCCTTTCTTACCGTAATACAAATGATTATATTTGCTTTTTTCAGCACCATGATTGGTTATTTATTTAAAAAGTTTTCTGGTGTCATTACCTTTGTCACCTTTATCATGACAAATATACTTGCAGGGAAAATCATGGCTCTAGTGAACAATGCTATTACACCCATAGAAAACCAATTTGACCATATCCTTATGAATCCTTCACCTGGTAGTCAAATAATGGCTAGTGGTATTCTGTCTAGTGAGTTCTTCGTAATGCAGGTAGTAGCAATTTTCCTGATTTCTGCAGTGTTCTTTTTCTTTGCTGCTGCACTTTATGATAAAAAGGTAGAGTTATAG
- a CDS encoding ABC transporter ATP-binding protein, whose amino-acid sequence MIEFKGVTKTFGKTTALDDLSLVIPEGKIVGVLGPNGSGKSTLLKMIVGLNKPNGGEVLIHQQKPNTETKSHISYLAEIDYLYGWMTIQQAADFIKAFYTDWQEDKYRDLMKFLELQPSMVIKKLSKGMRAKAKLLLSFSRNAKLILLDEPLSGIDILTRDKIIETIIKDYRAGDQSILITTHEIQEIEGILDEVIFIRQGKVALQGNVEELREEHQASLIEIMKEVYWYENIK is encoded by the coding sequence ATGATAGAGTTTAAAGGTGTAACAAAAACATTTGGGAAGACGACAGCACTGGATGATCTATCTTTGGTGATTCCTGAAGGAAAAATCGTTGGTGTTTTAGGGCCCAATGGCTCAGGAAAATCTACGCTACTAAAAATGATTGTAGGATTAAACAAACCCAATGGTGGTGAGGTGTTGATTCATCAACAAAAACCAAATACTGAAACGAAAAGTCATATCTCCTATTTAGCGGAAATTGACTACTTATACGGTTGGATGACAATACAACAGGCGGCGGACTTTATAAAAGCGTTTTATACTGATTGGCAAGAGGATAAATATAGAGATTTAATGAAGTTTTTGGAATTACAACCTTCTATGGTGATTAAAAAATTATCCAAAGGAATGCGGGCAAAAGCTAAACTTCTCTTGTCCTTTTCAAGAAATGCTAAGTTAATTTTATTGGATGAACCCCTTTCTGGTATTGATATCTTAACAAGAGATAAAATTATTGAAACGATTATTAAGGATTATCGAGCGGGAGATCAAAGTATCCTTATCACAACCCATGAAATTCAAGAAATAGAAGGTATATTAGATGAAGTAATCTTTATCCGTCAAGGAAAGGTTGCCCTTCAAGGGAATGTAGAGGAACTTAGAGAAGAACATCAAGCGTCCTTGATAGAAATCATGAAGGAGGTATATTGGTATGAAAACATCAAGTAA
- a CDS encoding GntR family transcriptional regulator, whose product MDFDHAKPIYLQIIDYIKKQIIRGDLKIGDKIPSQRELAQTLKVNPNTVQRAYREMENMHLTETIRGQGTFILEKKELLEALKTEMAETLLKNFIIEMKSLGYENKEVVALVEKYQKNLEEGVSYHDRV is encoded by the coding sequence TTGGATTTTGATCATGCTAAACCTATTTATTTACAAATTATTGACTATATTAAAAAGCAAATTATAAGGGGTGACTTAAAGATAGGAGACAAAATTCCATCTCAGAGAGAGTTAGCACAGACCTTAAAGGTGAATCCCAATACTGTACAAAGGGCTTATCGTGAAATGGAAAACATGCATTTGACAGAAACTATTCGAGGTCAAGGAACCTTTATTCTTGAAAAAAAAGAACTGCTGGAGGCGTTAAAAACTGAAATGGCAGAGACTTTACTTAAGAATTTTATTATAGAGATGAAATCTTTAGGCTATGAGAATAAAGAAGTGGTAGCACTGGTAGAAAAATATCAAAAAAATTTAGAGGAGGGAGTATCGTATCATGATAGAGTTTAA
- a CDS encoding Na+/H+ antiporter NhaC family protein has product METITFGIFATGLLLSILLERSILYALFLGYIIFFIYGLLKKHSIYQMIQMSLEGVRTVKNILLVFLLIGIITAVWRGAGTIPMIIYSSSKLIVPSAFILIVFLLNCLVSVLIGTAFGTAATIGVICMMIGNIMGENPLYVGGAILSGIYFGDRCSPMSTSAFLVSTLTKTDIFQNIKQMIHTSAIPFTVTCVAYLLIGIAGQGEFPSLDILQLFAENFVLNWITVLPAALVLLLSLFNINVKYTMIISILAASIICVVIQQMDVLELLQIMVTGYRAKDPQLAAMIDGGGILSMLKVSAIVCISSSYSGIFDGTRLLEKFKKHIALLACRFTPFGSTLATSILASMIACNQTLTIMLTHQLCKEIIKDQNELAITLEDTAVVVAPLIPWSIAAAVPIAAVSAPVSCILAACYLYLLPIVNLLRAKKQVSPCRAARQSE; this is encoded by the coding sequence ATGGAAACAATAACATTTGGAATTTTTGCAACAGGACTACTTTTGTCAATTTTGCTGGAAAGGTCGATTCTGTATGCCTTGTTTTTAGGATACATTATCTTTTTTATTTACGGACTGCTGAAAAAACATAGCATTTATCAGATGATCCAGATGTCTCTGGAAGGAGTTCGGACGGTAAAAAATATTTTGCTGGTGTTTTTGCTAATCGGAATCATTACTGCTGTATGGCGCGGTGCGGGGACGATCCCGATGATTATCTATAGTTCTTCAAAATTAATTGTTCCTTCAGCCTTTATCTTGATAGTATTCTTGCTTAATTGTCTAGTATCTGTACTGATAGGTACAGCATTTGGAACAGCTGCAACGATTGGTGTGATTTGCATGATGATAGGAAATATTATGGGTGAAAATCCCCTTTATGTTGGGGGAGCAATTCTGTCTGGAATTTATTTTGGCGATAGATGCTCACCCATGTCTACCAGCGCATTTCTAGTTAGTACACTAACAAAAACTGATATTTTTCAAAACATTAAGCAGATGATACATACCTCTGCCATTCCTTTTACTGTGACCTGTGTAGCTTATCTGCTAATTGGAATAGCTGGGCAAGGTGAATTTCCATCCTTAGATATACTACAATTGTTTGCTGAGAATTTCGTCCTGAATTGGATTACTGTTTTACCTGCTGCGTTAGTCCTTCTTTTATCTCTCTTCAATATAAACGTAAAATATACCATGATTATCAGTATTTTGGCAGCAAGCATCATTTGTGTTGTTATCCAGCAGATGGATGTATTAGAGCTTCTACAGATAATGGTTACAGGATACCGGGCAAAAGACCCTCAACTGGCGGCGATGATAGATGGAGGTGGCATTCTATCTATGCTAAAAGTTTCTGCCATTGTCTGTATTTCCTCCTCCTACTCTGGAATATTTGATGGAACCAGACTACTAGAGAAATTTAAAAAACATATTGCTTTGTTAGCGTGCCGATTTACACCCTTTGGCAGTACGCTTGCGACATCCATACTTGCCAGTATGATTGCCTGTAATCAGACCCTGACTATTATGTTGACCCATCAACTGTGCAAAGAAATAATCAAGGATCAAAATGAGCTTGCTATTACTTTGGAGGATACAGCGGTAGTGGTGGCCCCGCTTATACCCTGGTCGATTGCAGCCGCAGTACCAATTGCCGCTGTATCTGCACCCGTAAGCTGCATACTCGCTGCTTGTTATTTGTACTTACTTCCAATTGTGAATTTACTACGAGCAAAAAAGCAAGTATCTCCTTGTAGAGCTGCTAGACAATCAGAATGA
- a CDS encoding tyrosine-type recombinase/integrase, with amino-acid sequence MKAVEPIRDNKVIKNMRAILKGQSIRNELLFILGINVGLRISDILRLKISDLIKPSGKSVKDCVIITEKKTGKTKKFYLGDIVQKVIENYLKELPVMDMDSYIFKSRKGKNSPITRQQAYRILNGAAESIGLIERNDKGVIVSGEIGTHTLRKTFGYHAFKNGTDLELLMDIFNHSSKSQTLRYIGITEDQKKDVYLQSNLG; translated from the coding sequence ATGAAGGCAGTAGAACCCATTAGAGATAACAAAGTAATTAAGAACATGAGAGCTATTTTAAAAGGACAATCTATACGTAATGAACTTCTTTTTATTTTAGGTATCAATGTGGGTTTAAGGATTAGCGATATTCTTAGATTAAAAATATCTGATTTAATTAAACCTAGTGGGAAAAGTGTTAAAGATTGCGTCATTATTACAGAGAAAAAGACCGGCAAAACCAAAAAGTTTTATCTTGGAGATATTGTACAGAAGGTAATAGAAAATTATTTAAAAGAACTACCAGTAATGGATATGGATAGTTATATTTTTAAAAGCCGTAAAGGAAAGAATAGTCCTATCACTAGACAACAAGCGTATCGAATTCTTAATGGAGCAGCTGAATCAATAGGACTAATAGAAAGAAATGATAAAGGTGTAATAGTATCTGGAGAAATTGGTACCCATACGCTTAGGAAAACTTTTGGTTATCATGCATTTAAAAATGGAACAGATCTAGAATTATTAATGGATATTTTTAATCATTCTTCTAAATCTCAAACATTGAGATACATTGGGATAACAGAAGATCAGAAAAAAGATGTTTACCTGCAGTCTAATTTAGGGTAG
- a CDS encoding Uma2 family endonuclease yields the protein MPLPKENKKYTYVDYLTWPENEQWELFDGVPYMQAAPSWQHQAISGELYRQLANYLQGKECQAFASPFDLRLPDGEEKDEEITNVFQPDIVVICDKNRLKGTGYFGTPTLIIEISSPSTSRTDRVLKFNKYEKAGVEEYWIVDPDGKYVNIFTLQEDKRYGRPESYTEENKVKISVFPDLLIDLSQVFASI from the coding sequence ATGCCATTGCCAAAAGAAAATAAAAAATATACTTATGTAGATTACTTAACTTGGCCCGAAAATGAACAATGGGAGCTTTTTGATGGTGTACCGTATATGCAAGCTGCTCCATCCTGGCAGCATCAAGCAATTTCTGGTGAGTTATATAGACAGCTTGCAAATTATCTACAAGGGAAAGAATGTCAGGCGTTTGCTTCCCCTTTTGATTTACGATTACCTGATGGAGAAGAAAAAGATGAAGAAATAACCAATGTATTTCAGCCCGATATAGTAGTTATTTGTGATAAAAACAGATTAAAAGGGACAGGTTACTTCGGAACTCCTACGCTTATTATTGAAATTTCTTCTCCTTCTACTTCGAGAACAGATAGAGTTCTAAAGTTTAACAAATATGAAAAAGCTGGAGTAGAAGAATATTGGATCGTTGATCCAGACGGTAAATATGTTAACATATTTACTCTACAGGAAGATAAACGATATGGTAGACCAGAATCCTACACTGAAGAAAATAAAGTAAAAATCTCTGTTTTTCCTGATCTTTTAATTGATTTATCGCAAGTATTTGCTTCTATTTAA
- a CDS encoding transposase, with amino-acid sequence MQACSIKHKAQIISKSINGNLTKPQADKMRVCLDHFDNIERHIKDIETVVLGLVQPYLPQIEIILSLPSIKDIFTAIAIIGEIGVDMSVFHSSKHLCSWAGLTPQNNESAGKKKSVRVSRAGVYIKPLLVQCANAAIKSKKCTYFKVRYDQIKSCHFIIVSINRTILLKYTTIPTIRYKFDGCIFWNFSFSCFIHFIKYIQSIYQGLISLISRFKYQMF; translated from the coding sequence ATGCAAGCATGCAGCATAAAGCATAAAGCACAGATAATCTCTAAGTCCATTAATGGTAACTTAACCAAGCCCCAGGCAGATAAAATGCGCGTTTGTCTTGACCACTTTGATAACATTGAAAGGCATATAAAAGATATTGAAACTGTTGTTTTAGGCTTAGTCCAACCCTATCTTCCTCAAATAGAGATAATTTTATCCTTACCTAGCATCAAAGATATTTTTACTGCTATTGCTATTATTGGAGAGATAGGTGTTGATATGTCAGTTTTTCACTCATCTAAACATCTTTGTTCATGGGCTGGCCTTACTCCTCAAAACAACGAAAGTGCTGGAAAGAAAAAGTCTGTTCGTGTATCTAGGGCTGGTGTATATATCAAACCTTTATTGGTTCAATGTGCAAATGCTGCAATTAAAAGCAAGAAATGTACATACTTCAAAGTACGCTATGACCAAATTAAGAGCTGCCATTTCATAATAGTGTCTATCAATAGAACCATCCTGCTGAAATACACAACGATTCCAACGATTAGATATAAATTCGATGGGTGCATCTTCTGGAACTTTTCTTTTTCCTGTTTCATTCATTTTATTAAGTATATCCAAAGCATCTACCAAGGGCTGATTAGCTTAATTAGTAGATTTAAATACCAGATGTTTTAA
- a CDS encoding DUF4158 domain-containing protein: MATPEILLTEEQRLEFTQISPNINEWEIAKYYTFSEQDKEIINRHRRDYNRLGFAVQLGLLRNPGWALNNVSHIPDLVLEYIAEQLNIDPKEMTQYAQRENTRLEHLQEIREEYGYRNFIEQDEESLFSILLSAAIENDNIINLMKTAIETLRKQKIILPGITTIEKFVHDARIKAEDTIIEMINSTITDYQKSLMNRLINAESEETITKLAWLRGDFGYPSPKAFLEVIERLEEIRKLNLNLNIDKLHPNRIRQLSRLGKKYEPHSFRRFDENKRYAILAIYMN, translated from the coding sequence ATGGCCACCCCTGAAATTTTATTGACCGAAGAGCAGCGTTTGGAATTTACGCAAATATCTCCCAACATTAACGAATGGGAGATTGCTAAATACTATACATTTTCTGAGCAAGATAAAGAAATTATTAACCGCCACAGAAGGGATTATAACCGACTAGGTTTTGCAGTCCAATTAGGGTTACTTCGTAATCCTGGTTGGGCTTTAAATAATGTCAGTCATATTCCTGATCTAGTTTTAGAATATATAGCAGAACAACTTAACATCGATCCAAAGGAAATGACTCAATATGCACAAAGAGAAAATACAAGACTAGAGCATTTACAGGAAATCCGTGAAGAATATGGATATAGGAATTTTATAGAACAAGATGAGGAATCGCTTTTTAGCATTCTGCTATCGGCAGCCATAGAAAATGATAATATAATTAATCTAATGAAAACTGCTATAGAGACACTAAGAAAACAAAAGATCATACTTCCTGGTATTACTACTATAGAAAAGTTTGTTCATGATGCTAGAATCAAAGCTGAAGATACTATTATTGAAATGATTAATTCTACGATTACAGATTACCAAAAATCTCTTATGAATAGACTTATTAATGCAGAATCCGAAGAAACTATTACAAAACTCGCCTGGCTCCGTGGAGATTTTGGGTATCCTTCCCCAAAAGCATTCTTGGAGGTTATTGAACGCCTGGAGGAAATCAGAAAATTAAACTTAAATTTAAATATTGATAAACTTCACCCCAACAGAATAAGACAATTATCTAGACTTGGAAAAAAGTACGAACCCCATTCATTTAGGCGTTTTGATGAAAATAAGAGATATGCAATATTAGCTATCTATATGAACTGA